A stretch of the Streptomyces lydicus genome encodes the following:
- a CDS encoding GGDEF domain-containing protein gives MASTVRVQGTIGQRALFITSLAIPLTGWTVHAVSLHRKLTAARRDLLTGLLGRDGYTTRARQIADRYRGGALVALVDVDRFKQINDTYGHAAGDRVLTATADRLTAWAGSRGVVGRLGGDEFAVAVRIGPGRRELSLAQLTGLLAQPVEVDDGALVDVAASVGAASPDVLGTTDLALLQRAADAAMYAGKHSGRAVLAGPQHTAVPSINGRRAGRPGTSTLGRAA, from the coding sequence ATGGCCTCCACCGTGCGCGTACAGGGCACGATCGGGCAACGCGCTCTGTTCATCACCAGCCTCGCGATCCCACTGACCGGCTGGACAGTGCACGCCGTCAGCCTGCACCGCAAGCTCACCGCCGCCCGCCGCGACCTGCTCACCGGCCTGCTCGGCCGCGACGGCTACACCACCCGGGCCCGGCAGATCGCCGACCGGTACCGCGGCGGTGCCCTGGTGGCCCTGGTCGACGTTGACCGCTTCAAGCAGATCAACGACACCTACGGGCACGCCGCCGGTGACCGTGTCCTGACCGCGACCGCCGACCGGCTCACCGCCTGGGCGGGCAGCCGCGGCGTGGTCGGCAGGCTCGGGGGCGACGAGTTCGCCGTCGCGGTCCGGATCGGACCCGGCCGCCGCGAGCTCAGCCTCGCCCAGCTCACCGGGCTGCTTGCGCAGCCGGTGGAGGTCGACGACGGCGCCCTGGTCGACGTTGCCGCGTCGGTCGGCGCGGCCTCCCCCGACGTCCTCGGCACGACGGACCTCGCGTTGCTGCAGCGGGCAGCTGACGCCGCGATGTACGCGGGCAAGCACAGCGGCCGCGCCGTCCTCGCCGGCCCTCAGCACACCGCCGTGCCGTCCATCAACGGCCGCCGAGCCGGACGGCCGGGCACCAGCACCCTGGGGCGTGCCGCATGA
- a CDS encoding ParA family protein, whose amino-acid sequence MSRVLAVYSEKGGVGKSALSAGLVAAARKRKLGVIAGDLDPRGTFTAELGISVDEAPAFSMNDLLALDPQGETGLAADAFAPASKAWSDVQVIAAERALANRETDNVAVGLEFRLRLGLKGVIGPDMVGILDLPPRAGGKLVTSALVAATDVLIPATLDEDGRIGTEEALNTIKLVKDLGMNPDLRVVGIIPSIVPGGRNTLKDAIGAYLADTYGPLYRDDLVIPRHSVRQQTRFACVPITDAPGREAQVLTEVYDRILTASGVEA is encoded by the coding sequence ATGAGCAGAGTGCTGGCGGTGTACAGCGAGAAGGGCGGCGTGGGCAAGAGCGCTCTGTCCGCGGGCTTGGTCGCGGCCGCTCGGAAGCGGAAGCTCGGTGTCATTGCGGGTGATCTCGACCCGCGGGGTACCTTCACGGCAGAGCTGGGCATTTCAGTCGACGAAGCGCCCGCGTTCTCCATGAACGATCTACTTGCACTGGATCCCCAGGGAGAGACCGGTCTAGCCGCGGATGCGTTCGCTCCAGCTTCGAAGGCATGGTCGGACGTACAGGTCATTGCAGCGGAGCGGGCTCTCGCGAACCGGGAGACCGACAACGTGGCTGTCGGTCTGGAGTTCCGGCTGCGGCTGGGCCTGAAGGGCGTGATCGGGCCTGACATGGTCGGGATTCTGGATCTGCCGCCCCGGGCCGGCGGGAAGCTGGTGACGTCCGCTCTCGTAGCGGCCACAGACGTGCTCATCCCGGCGACGCTGGACGAGGATGGCCGTATCGGCACAGAGGAAGCTCTGAACACGATCAAGCTAGTCAAGGACCTGGGCATGAACCCGGACTTGAGGGTGGTCGGGATCATCCCGTCGATAGTGCCAGGGGGCCGCAACACGCTGAAGGACGCCATAGGGGCCTATCTCGCGGACACCTACGGGCCTCTTTATCGGGACGACCTGGTGATCCCCCGGCACTCGGTGCGGCAGCAGACCCGATTCGCGTGCGTGCCGATCACCGATGCGCCCGGCCGTGAGGCGCAGGTGCTCACCGAGGTGTACGACCGGATCCTCACGGCATCAGGAGTGGAAGCGTGA
- a CDS encoding NUDIX domain-containing protein, producing MTDTADETIRYTADVVLLAAGHVLLIERGWDPYAGCWALPGGHVGVGETSLAAAVRELEEETGITVATTDLRQVGAYDAPGRDPRGRYVTVAYTATLPSPLPPTAGDDATTARWWPLGDLPSLAFDHAEILAGATSS from the coding sequence ATCACCGACACCGCCGACGAGACGATTCGCTACACCGCCGACGTCGTCCTACTCGCTGCTGGACACGTCCTGCTGATCGAGCGCGGCTGGGACCCGTACGCGGGCTGTTGGGCCTTGCCCGGCGGTCATGTGGGCGTCGGGGAGACCAGTCTTGCTGCTGCCGTCCGCGAGTTGGAGGAGGAGACGGGCATCACCGTCGCCACCACCGACCTCCGGCAGGTAGGCGCCTACGACGCCCCGGGCCGCGACCCCCGCGGCCGGTACGTCACCGTCGCCTACACCGCGACCCTGCCCTCGCCCCTCCCGCCGACGGCAGGGGATGACGCGACCACCGCTCGCTGGTGGCCGCTGGGCGATCTCCCGAGCCTCGCGTTCGACCACGCCGAGATCCTCGCGGGTGCCACGTCCAGCTGA